The following coding sequences are from one Aliarcobacter skirrowii CCUG 10374 window:
- a CDS encoding alanine racemase has product MAKILINKDNLFYNLEVISKKATNKDKVAVVLKDNAYGHGLVEIAKLSSEFGIKKAVVQTIEDAIKIEQFFSYILVLADSTFHNYSHTFHIAINSLEDIAKVPQNANVHLKIDTGMHRNGVSIDEIEVAFLGLLKQKATITGVFTHHRDADTLSTDFFWQNSNFSKAKSKVKEVCEKLFLPIPSFHSCNSNALFRVNNFDSLGDDFARVGIATYGYFDCDEVFDFAKLKPVMSLWASKMATRTLKKDQSLGYGGTFRASEDMVVSTYDIGYGDGFLRLNENHSYTTPKGYQVLGRVSMDNLTINSDDEEVCLFEDVTNLAKIHNTITYEITCSLKESIKREII; this is encoded by the coding sequence GTGGCGAAGATATTAATAAACAAGGATAATCTTTTTTACAATCTTGAAGTTATTAGTAAAAAAGCAACAAACAAAGATAAAGTTGCTGTTGTTTTAAAAGATAATGCATATGGTCATGGATTAGTTGAGATTGCAAAACTATCAAGTGAGTTTGGAATAAAAAAAGCTGTAGTTCAAACAATAGAAGATGCAATAAAAATAGAACAATTTTTCTCCTATATTTTAGTGCTTGCAGATAGCACTTTTCACAACTATTCACATACTTTTCACATAGCAATAAATAGCCTTGAAGATATAGCAAAAGTACCGCAAAATGCAAATGTTCATTTAAAAATCGATACAGGAATGCATAGAAATGGTGTAAGCATAGATGAGATAGAAGTGGCTTTTTTAGGGCTTTTGAAACAAAAAGCGACTATTACAGGGGTTTTTACACACCACAGAGATGCTGATACTTTAAGCACAGATTTTTTTTGGCAAAATTCAAATTTTTCTAAAGCAAAATCTAAGGTAAAAGAGGTATGTGAAAAACTTTTTTTACCAATCCCATCTTTTCACTCTTGCAATTCAAATGCACTTTTTAGAGTGAATAATTTTGACTCTTTGGGTGATGATTTTGCTAGAGTTGGAATTGCTACTTATGGATATTTTGATTGTGATGAAGTTTTTGATTTTGCTAAATTAAAACCTGTAATGAGTCTTTGGGCATCAAAAATGGCAACTAGAACTTTAAAAAAAGATCAAAGCCTTGGTTATGGTGGAACATTCCGTGCCAGTGAAGATATGGTTGTTTCTACTTATGATATTGGATATGGAGATGGTTTTTTAAGATTAAATGAAAATCACAGCTACACAACTCCAAAAGGCTATCAAGTTTTAGGTCGTGTTTCTATGGATAATTTAACAATAAATAGTGATGATGAAGAGGTTTGTCTTTTTGAAGATGTTACAAATTTAGCAAAAATTCACAACACAATAACTTATGAAATAACTTGTAGCTTAAAAGAGAGTATAAAAAGAGAGATTATTTAG
- the uvrC gene encoding excinuclease ABC subunit UvrC, which translates to MNLEEKLKQLPNEAGVYQYFDNQGHLLYIGKAKSLKNRVKSYFKFSPTLQASSDLSPRIYKMISETSSLEWIVVPNEHDALILENSLIKQLKPKYNVLLRDDKTYPYIFVNLNEDFPRLEITRKIEKGKNIKYFGPYSSGAKDMLDSIYEIVPLVQKKSCVKGKKACLFFQIGKCLAPCEDKISKEDYKKILDEALSYIYNKSKILTKLKEKMLFYSQNFRFEEALVLRDRIKTIEKSQIKTGIDLTSNDDLDIFAIKSSNKKAVIVRMFIRDGKLASSNYDFMKSNDDVEFDIQEAYKRAIINYYSNDLPIIPKEILVANEIEELDSIEDFLYQKFSKKIKIVNPKIDKKATIVKIALNNCDELLRLESIKQQNSIYSEIKELFSLKNSPNIIESFDNSHLMGQARVGAMVVWNSQIESFDKKSYRHYNLESLDEYSQMRELLLRRVESFDKNSPPDLWLIDGGSTLLNLAFEIVSSIGVNLDIIAISKQKVDAKAYRAKGNAKDILHFIQNKEIKSINLLPSDKRLQFVQRLRDEAHRFAISFHKKQKRKEDKDISFLQIKGIGEAKIKKLLLYFGEFEKIKNATFDELKTVLNQSDAQNIVDYFKKDKSGEDINKQG; encoded by the coding sequence ATGAATTTAGAAGAGAAATTAAAGCAACTCCCAAATGAAGCTGGAGTTTATCAATATTTTGATAATCAAGGGCATCTATTATATATAGGAAAAGCAAAAAGCTTAAAAAATAGAGTAAAAAGCTACTTTAAATTTAGCCCTACTTTGCAAGCTTCAAGCGATTTAAGTCCACGAATTTATAAGATGATTAGTGAAACATCCTCTTTAGAGTGGATTGTTGTACCAAATGAGCACGATGCTTTAATTTTAGAAAACTCCTTAATAAAACAGCTAAAACCAAAATACAATGTACTTTTAAGAGATGATAAAACATATCCATATATTTTTGTAAATTTAAATGAGGATTTTCCACGACTTGAGATAACAAGAAAAATAGAAAAAGGTAAAAATATAAAATATTTTGGTCCATATTCAAGTGGTGCAAAAGATATGCTTGATAGTATCTATGAGATAGTTCCACTGGTGCAAAAAAAATCTTGTGTAAAGGGTAAAAAAGCTTGTCTATTTTTTCAAATAGGTAAATGTTTAGCTCCATGTGAAGATAAAATCTCTAAAGAGGATTATAAAAAGATTTTAGATGAGGCTTTAAGTTATATCTACAATAAATCAAAAATCTTGACAAAACTAAAAGAGAAAATGCTTTTTTATTCACAAAACTTTAGATTTGAAGAGGCACTTGTATTAAGAGATAGAATAAAAACTATTGAAAAATCGCAAATTAAAACAGGAATTGATTTAACATCAAATGATGATTTGGATATTTTTGCAATAAAATCTAGCAACAAAAAAGCTGTAATTGTAAGAATGTTTATAAGAGATGGAAAATTAGCATCTTCAAACTATGATTTTATGAAATCAAATGATGATGTTGAGTTTGATATACAAGAGGCTTATAAAAGAGCTATTATAAACTACTACTCAAATGATTTGCCAATAATTCCAAAAGAGATACTTGTAGCAAATGAGATTGAAGAGCTTGACTCTATAGAGGATTTTTTATATCAAAAATTTAGTAAAAAGATAAAAATAGTAAATCCAAAAATAGATAAAAAAGCTACTATTGTAAAAATTGCTTTAAATAACTGTGATGAGCTTTTAAGATTGGAGAGTATTAAACAGCAAAACTCTATTTATAGTGAAATAAAAGAGCTATTCTCTTTAAAAAATAGTCCAAACATAATAGAGAGTTTTGATAACTCTCATTTAATGGGACAAGCAAGAGTTGGAGCTATGGTTGTTTGGAATAGCCAAATAGAGAGTTTTGATAAAAAATCATATAGACACTACAATCTTGAATCACTTGATGAATACTCACAAATGAGAGAACTTCTTCTTAGAAGAGTTGAGAGTTTTGATAAAAACTCTCCTCCTGATTTATGGCTTATTGATGGTGGTTCAACTTTGCTAAATTTAGCTTTTGAGATAGTTTCTTCTATTGGGGTAAATTTAGATATTATTGCCATTTCAAAACAAAAAGTAGATGCAAAAGCTTATAGAGCAAAGGGAAATGCAAAAGATATACTACACTTTATTCAAAATAAAGAGATAAAAAGTATAAATCTTCTTCCAAGTGATAAAAGATTGCAATTTGTTCAAAGATTAAGAGATGAAGCTCATAGATTTGCTATTAGTTTTCATAAAAAACAGAAAAGAAAAGAGGACAAAGATATCTCTTTTCTTCAAATAAAGGGTATTGGTGAAGCAAAAATCAAAAAACTACTTCTTTATTTTGGAGAGTTTGAAAAGATAAAAAATGCAACATTTGATGAGTTAAAAACTGTTTTAAATCAAAGTGATGCACAAAATATAGTTGATTATTTTAAAAAGGATAAAAGTGGCGAAGATATTAATAAACAAGGATAA
- a CDS encoding efflux RND transporter permease subunit, whose protein sequence is MRLEHIILDILNNKKKSMFVLLFTLILFIASVLTFPTKIVKAKMLPDKDSDSFSVYLDLKDGSSLKQTKSMVDCIAYTLQKNDNVLNVSAFLSQGQPIDFAGLVKLSSLKDKESQAELMVNIKRFKDRNITSYNLVNILRDEVLNSCSKDDAIIKFIQLPAGPPVLASLVAEIYGGDSFNNQRDFALKVAKIFKNQDTLVDIDVLANRDFKTYSLKINNNKALMSQVDLQHLKATLYLAFEGMQVGVINDRNKESQIPIFLRLSNSKNITNHSKDALNSKLSALKIMNSRGEMISISELVTIKESLKEPEITSKNLNILINVIAETSNDSQIYPLLKSREQMIEEFSKNYDVIKTNMLNLAFIDKKTNERFDLVFDGELKVTIDTFIDLGTAFIIALVLIFLLMVVYYKNFVLSAAIVLSSFISIIGVIFAHIIMDIFTKDIFYLTATSLIGFIALIGINSRNSTLIIDFAKQLVLENHLEVNEAIAKAAATRSKPIILTVLVLVFASSLIANDAVFGGLGVALIGGTLISYVVSMFFVPIVIKNSLKRITQDSI, encoded by the coding sequence ATGAGATTAGAGCATATTATTTTAGATATTTTAAACAATAAAAAAAAGAGTATGTTTGTATTACTTTTTACTTTAATACTTTTTATAGCTTCAGTTTTAACATTTCCAACAAAAATTGTAAAAGCAAAAATGCTTCCTGATAAGGACTCAGATAGTTTCTCTGTATATTTAGATTTAAAAGATGGTTCAAGTTTAAAACAGACTAAGTCTATGGTTGATTGCATTGCATACACTTTACAAAAAAATGATAATGTCTTAAATGTTTCAGCATTTTTATCACAAGGTCAACCAATAGATTTTGCAGGTCTTGTAAAACTAAGCTCTTTAAAAGATAAAGAGAGTCAAGCTGAACTTATGGTAAATATTAAAAGATTTAAAGATAGAAATATTACAAGTTACAACCTTGTTAATATTTTAAGAGATGAAGTTTTAAACTCTTGCTCTAAAGATGATGCAATAATAAAATTTATTCAACTTCCAGCTGGTCCTCCTGTTCTTGCATCTTTGGTTGCTGAAATTTATGGAGGAGATAGTTTTAATAATCAAAGAGATTTTGCCCTAAAAGTTGCAAAAATTTTTAAAAATCAAGATACTTTAGTGGATATTGATGTTTTAGCAAATCGTGATTTTAAAACTTACTCTTTGAAGATTAATAACAACAAAGCTTTGATGAGTCAAGTTGATTTACAACATCTAAAAGCAACTTTATATCTAGCTTTTGAAGGAATGCAAGTTGGTGTTATAAATGATAGAAACAAAGAGAGTCAAATTCCAATATTTTTAAGATTATCGAATAGTAAAAATATAACAAATCACTCAAAAGATGCCCTAAACTCAAAACTTAGTGCATTAAAAATTATGAATAGTCGTGGCGAAATGATAAGTATTTCTGAACTTGTAACTATAAAAGAGAGTTTAAAAGAGCCAGAAATTACATCAAAAAATCTAAATATTTTAATAAATGTAATAGCCGAAACTTCAAATGATAGTCAAATATATCCACTTTTAAAATCAAGAGAACAGATGATTGAAGAGTTTAGTAAAAATTATGATGTAATAAAAACAAATATGCTAAATCTTGCATTTATTGATAAAAAAACTAATGAGAGATTTGATTTGGTTTTTGATGGAGAGCTAAAAGTTACAATTGATACTTTTATTGATTTGGGAACTGCTTTTATTATTGCACTTGTTTTAATTTTCCTTTTAATGGTTGTTTATTATAAAAACTTTGTACTAAGTGCTGCAATAGTTCTATCTAGTTTTATCTCTATTATTGGTGTGATTTTTGCTCATATTATTATGGATATTTTTACAAAAGATATTTTTTATTTAACAGCAACTAGCCTTATTGGATTTATTGCTTTAATTGGAATAAACTCAAGAAACTCAACACTTATTATAGATTTTGCAAAACAGCTTGTTTTAGAAAACCATTTAGAAGTAAACGAAGCAATAGCAAAAGCAGCAGCCACAAGATCAAAACCTATTATTTTAACTGTTTTAGTTCTTGTTTTTGCTAGTAGTTTAATTGCAAATGATGCTGTATTTGGTGGACTTGGAGTTGCACTTATTGGTGGAACTTTAATCTCTTATGTAGTATCTATGTTTTTTGTTCCAATAGTTATAAAAAATAGTCTAAAAAGAATAACTCAAGATAGCATCTAA
- a CDS encoding efflux RND transporter permease subunit, producing MSRDLNIAGKIAQTFINHPLTAILGIFILILGYFSLLLMPKEENPQIKVSGGVVIVALPDAKASEIQKVIIEPLEKKIKEIKGVEHIYSYAKDSVGIVQVQFFIGEDKEFSNLKLYDQVMRNMDLMPKNALQPIIKTMDIDTGIPIATIAFYSSKKDGKDILTKEQLFNEVSRISKDINKIEDVAMVDLKGEKREQFNIQVDINKLSSYNIALANVMKSIEALNYNTPNIATNTDDGKLVVMSIDQAIKSVKDLENLIISYNYQTPIYLRDIAKIEKSYEIQNKKDAYIYLKNESGNIEEYPQITLMASKLKGANSVVINEKIFEYMSSIKESLLEKNIKYTITRDDGYTANNAVNALIKDLFISIVIIFILLIFTLGFKEALIVSLTVPMILSLTLFIGFLLGETVNRITLFALIVSLGMLVDAAIIVIENIHRHKIQNPNDDIEKIAIEATNEIGNPTNIATIAIILVFIPMFFVGGMMGEFMHPLPVFVPISLAVSLFVAYAFTPYLVKKVLKAKK from the coding sequence ATGAGTAGAGATTTAAATATTGCAGGTAAGATTGCACAAACATTTATAAATCATCCATTAACAGCAATTTTGGGTATTTTTATTTTAATCTTAGGCTACTTTTCACTTTTACTTATGCCAAAAGAGGAGAATCCTCAAATTAAAGTTAGTGGTGGAGTTGTAATTGTAGCTTTACCAGATGCAAAAGCTAGTGAGATTCAAAAAGTAATTATTGAACCTTTAGAAAAAAAAATAAAAGAGATAAAAGGGGTTGAGCATATCTACTCTTATGCAAAAGATAGTGTTGGAATTGTTCAAGTTCAATTTTTTATTGGAGAAGATAAAGAGTTCTCAAATCTAAAACTTTATGATCAAGTTATGAGAAATATGGATTTAATGCCAAAAAATGCTCTACAACCAATAATTAAAACAATGGATATTGATACAGGTATTCCAATAGCAACAATCGCATTCTACTCTTCAAAAAAAGATGGAAAAGATATTTTAACCAAAGAGCAACTTTTTAATGAAGTAAGTCGTATATCAAAAGATATAAACAAGATAGAAGATGTTGCTATGGTTGATTTAAAAGGTGAAAAAAGAGAGCAATTTAATATTCAAGTTGATATTAACAAATTAAGCTCTTATAACATAGCACTTGCAAATGTTATGAAAAGTATTGAAGCTTTAAACTACAACACACCAAATATAGCTACAAATACAGATGATGGCAAACTTGTTGTAATGAGTATTGATCAAGCTATAAAAAGCGTAAAAGATTTGGAAAATCTAATCATTTCATACAATTATCAAACTCCAATTTATCTAAGAGATATTGCAAAAATAGAGAAATCTTATGAGATACAAAATAAAAAAGATGCCTATATTTATCTAAAAAATGAGAGTGGAAATATAGAAGAATATCCACAAATTACACTTATGGCATCAAAATTAAAAGGTGCAAATAGTGTTGTTATAAATGAGAAGATATTTGAGTATATGAGTAGTATAAAAGAGTCACTTTTAGAAAAAAATATCAAATACACAATCACAAGAGATGATGGATATACTGCTAATAATGCTGTAAATGCTTTGATTAAAGATCTTTTTATCTCAATTGTAATTATATTTATTTTACTTATTTTTACACTTGGATTTAAAGAGGCTTTAATAGTATCTTTAACAGTTCCTATGATTCTATCTTTAACTCTGTTTATAGGTTTTTTACTGGGTGAAACTGTAAATAGAATAACTCTTTTTGCTCTAATTGTATCTCTTGGAATGTTGGTTGATGCTGCTATTATTGTAATTGAAAATATTCATAGACACAAAATTCAAAATCCAAATGATGATATTGAAAAAATTGCAATAGAGGCAACAAATGAGATAGGAAATCCAACAAATATTGCAACTATTGCTATTATTTTAGTATTTATTCCAATGTTTTTTGTTGGTGGAATGATGGGAGAGTTTATGCACCCTCTTCCTGTATTTGTACCTATTTCTTTGGCAGTTTCACTATTTGTTGCTTATGCGTTTACGCCATATTTAGTAAAAAAAGTTTTAAAGGCTAAAAAATGA
- a CDS encoding efflux RND transporter periplasmic adaptor subunit yields the protein MRFLFLILLSLTQLLSSYLELDGVVESQNEKIISSRVMGNITKVYVNEGDIVKKAQLLYEIDSTDIKYNEQIVKNQVKNLELNLKRYKELLDQDLISKFDYEQLELNLITAKAKLDELNANYNYLKIRALNDSLVIKKSIKEGEMAIPGMPHMVLTDLNSLIIKTNISESNLKNISLNQKLDIQIPSQNFFSQGEVIAIFPNYQNSSHSFVVKIAFDKKDYNIYPAMYAKVKIYLDNQNE from the coding sequence ATGAGATTTCTGTTTTTAATACTTCTATCTTTAACTCAACTACTATCTTCTTATTTAGAGCTTGATGGAGTTGTTGAGTCGCAAAATGAGAAGATTATTTCAAGTAGAGTAATGGGAAATATCACAAAAGTTTATGTAAATGAGGGTGATATTGTAAAAAAAGCTCAGCTTTTATATGAGATTGACTCAACAGATATTAAATATAATGAACAAATAGTTAAAAATCAGGTAAAAAATCTTGAATTAAATCTAAAAAGATATAAAGAGCTATTAGATCAAGATTTAATATCTAAATTTGATTATGAACAGTTGGAGTTAAATTTAATAACTGCTAAAGCAAAATTAGATGAGTTAAATGCAAACTATAACTACCTAAAAATAAGAGCTTTAAATGACTCTTTAGTTATAAAAAAATCTATCAAAGAGGGAGAAATGGCAATTCCTGGAATGCCTCATATGGTTTTGACAGATTTAAACTCTTTAATTATAAAAACAAATATATCTGAATCGAATTTAAAAAATATAAGTTTAAATCAAAAGTTAGATATACAGATTCCTTCACAAAACTTCTTTTCACAAGGAGAAGTTATTGCAATATTTCCAAACTATCAAAATAGTTCTCACTCATTTGTAGTAAAAATTGCTTTTGATAAAAAAGATTACAATATCTATCCAGCTATGTATGCAAAAGTAAAAATATATTTGGATAATCAAAATGAGTAG
- a CDS encoding TolC family protein gives MKKILFLISFFSTLFSQTISFDELLTQTLENSKDLQKQKIDIDIAKTNSDYLTGVQTGKLYLSSEVSRTNHSGYVFNSKLSSREATFRDFGFAQNTGDMDIAPKDLNYPDDRTNINNKIVYDIPLFMGFSIQNYKDIAKLQEKANEILYNLNEKNLELEVLKAYNSSVLAKDFVKTLQKAKQSVEFIANGAVKFHENGLVTKLDVNEAKLYLLNIESQLLQAQNNFNLSIAYLKFLSSNEKIKDVEDLKSLEFTLNEFEKLYEIALLNRDEKALQNIEIEANSKNIKAKQGSYYPTIFSRLEYGYNDNNFTASSDKDYYMAFLGVNLTLFDQTRSSQLEKSKLELLKAKLDMQKLDDGIKLELQEAILNLNSKQKTVETNSKSLELAQEVLEQAKLQYKNRLISMTTLLAQETNFRKTQTLLLNARYETSLAKAKLKQVLGLNLTKDTK, from the coding sequence ATGAAGAAAATTTTATTTTTGATAAGCTTCTTTTCAACTCTATTTTCTCAAACAATATCTTTTGATGAACTTTTAACTCAAACTTTAGAAAATAGTAAAGATCTACAAAAACAAAAAATTGATATTGATATTGCAAAAACAAATAGTGATTATTTAACTGGAGTTCAAACAGGTAAGCTATATCTATCAAGTGAAGTTAGCAGAACAAATCACTCTGGATATGTTTTTAACTCAAAACTATCTAGTAGAGAAGCAACATTTAGAGATTTTGGATTTGCTCAAAATACTGGAGATATGGATATAGCCCCAAAAGATTTAAACTATCCTGATGATAGAACAAATATAAATAACAAAATAGTATATGATATTCCTTTATTTATGGGGTTTTCTATTCAAAATTACAAAGATATTGCTAAACTTCAAGAAAAAGCAAATGAGATTTTATATAATCTTAATGAAAAAAATCTTGAGCTTGAAGTTTTAAAAGCCTACAATAGCTCTGTTTTGGCAAAAGATTTTGTAAAAACTTTACAAAAAGCAAAACAGAGTGTTGAGTTTATTGCCAATGGTGCAGTTAAGTTTCATGAAAACGGACTTGTTACAAAACTAGATGTAAATGAGGCAAAACTATACTTACTAAATATTGAATCACAACTTCTACAAGCACAAAACAATTTTAATTTATCAATTGCATATCTTAAGTTTTTAAGCTCAAATGAGAAGATAAAAGATGTAGAAGATTTAAAAAGCTTAGAGTTTACTCTAAACGAATTTGAAAAACTATATGAGATTGCTTTATTAAATAGAGATGAAAAAGCTTTGCAAAATATAGAAATTGAGGCAAATAGTAAAAATATAAAAGCAAAACAAGGCTCATACTATCCAACTATTTTTTCAAGATTAGAGTATGGATACAATGATAACAACTTTACAGCTTCAAGTGACAAAGATTACTATATGGCATTTTTAGGAGTAAATCTTACACTATTTGATCAAACTAGAAGTAGCCAATTAGAAAAGAGTAAATTAGAGCTTCTAAAAGCAAAATTAGATATGCAAAAGCTTGATGATGGTATCAAACTAGAGCTTCAAGAGGCGATTTTAAATCTTAATTCAAAGCAAAAAACAGTTGAAACAAATAGTAAAAGTTTAGAGTTAGCTCAAGAGGTTTTAGAACAAGCAAAACTTCAATACAAAAATAGACTTATCTCAATGACTACACTTCTAGCTCAAGAGACAAATTTTAGAAAAACTCAAACTTTGCTTTTAAATGCTAGATATGAAACATCTTTAGCAAAAGCCAAATTAAAACAGGTTTTAGGACTTAACTTAACAAAGGATACAAAATGA
- a CDS encoding HD domain-containing phosphohydrolase yields MKKILYFAIGFLSLISFSHYFYYSPNKTEIYNNIYLEKSIQMRKFFTDEIKKKQDNTLNMAFILSQDEKLIQALKTKDRSLLNYEKTLNFLHENSDYENLWLHIVDKNGRSFYRSWKEMSGDDLSTVRTDLNELLKNPKPTTNISSGLFDLTLKAINPVYDTNGEVLGFVEFISKFNSISRNLNFENVEPIFILSREKSRKIIEPFSNTFIGDNYVVNIDANKSLLKLVEKRGVDSFLNIENYLLIDKYILTNIEIKDTNGQDMGLFLLFFKKKNLDYSPLINFKNQYLSIVIIFSALYLIGFLYLLKTMYAKELDNDVKIKTKMIQEQQNRLEKLLDIYDKNVIFSRTDLKGIITHASSAFCKISGYTKEELLGQPHSIVRHPDMSKSTFKKIWDSLKAEKKITIEIKNLRKDGSYYWVIADLEPEYDDLGNHIGYFAVREDITANKEIEELQKEIIFTMGSIAEFRSQETGEHIKRVAKYSKVLATAYGLCEDEVDMLELASPMHDIGKIAIPDAILNKPAKLTNEEFEIIKTHAQKGYDMLHISNRPLFKVASQIALTHHEKYDGTGYPNSLKGEDIPIFGRITALADVFDAIGSDRCYKKAWEMEKVLEFIKEQRGKHFDPKLVDIFFENLDDILKIKEEYSDI; encoded by the coding sequence ATGAAAAAAATTTTATATTTTGCTATTGGCTTTTTAAGCCTAATCTCCTTTTCACACTATTTTTACTACTCTCCAAATAAAACTGAAATATATAACAATATATATTTAGAAAAAAGTATTCAAATGCGAAAATTTTTTACAGATGAGATAAAAAAGAAACAAGACAACACTTTGAACATGGCATTTATCTTAAGTCAAGATGAAAAATTAATACAAGCTTTAAAAACAAAAGATAGAAGTTTATTAAATTATGAAAAAACTCTAAATTTTTTACACGAAAATAGTGATTATGAAAATCTTTGGTTGCATATTGTTGATAAAAATGGAAGAAGTTTTTATAGATCTTGGAAAGAGATGTCAGGAGATGACTTATCAACTGTTCGAACTGATTTAAATGAGCTTTTAAAAAATCCAAAACCAACTACAAATATAAGTTCTGGTCTATTTGATTTAACTTTAAAAGCTATAAATCCAGTTTATGATACAAATGGAGAAGTTTTAGGTTTTGTAGAGTTTATATCTAAATTTAACTCAATATCAAGAAACTTGAATTTTGAAAATGTAGAACCTATTTTTATATTAAGTAGAGAAAAGAGTAGAAAAATAATCGAACCTTTTAGCAACACTTTTATAGGTGATAATTATGTTGTAAATATTGATGCAAATAAATCACTTTTAAAATTAGTTGAAAAAAGAGGTGTTGATAGTTTTTTAAATATTGAAAACTATTTATTAATAGATAAATATATCCTTACAAATATAGAGATAAAAGATACAAATGGTCAAGATATGGGACTATTTTTACTCTTTTTTAAGAAAAAGAATTTGGATTATTCACCACTAATAAACTTTAAAAATCAATATTTATCAATTGTTATAATTTTTTCTGCTTTATATCTTATAGGATTTTTATATCTTCTAAAAACTATGTATGCAAAAGAGCTTGATAATGATGTAAAAATCAAAACAAAAATGATTCAAGAACAACAAAACAGACTTGAAAAACTACTTGATATTTATGATAAAAATGTAATCTTCTCAAGAACTGATTTAAAAGGAATAATCACTCATGCAAGTAGTGCTTTTTGTAAAATTAGTGGATATACAAAAGAGGAACTTTTGGGGCAACCACACAGTATTGTTAGACATCCAGATATGTCAAAATCTACATTTAAAAAGATTTGGGATAGTTTAAAAGCTGAAAAAAAGATAACTATTGAGATAAAAAACTTAAGAAAAGATGGCTCATATTATTGGGTTATTGCTGATTTGGAGCCTGAATATGATGATTTAGGAAATCATATAGGATATTTTGCTGTTAGAGAAGATATTACAGCAAATAAAGAGATAGAGGAGCTTCAAAAAGAGATTATTTTTACTATGGGATCTATTGCTGAGTTTAGATCTCAAGAGACAGGTGAACATATTAAAAGAGTTGCAAAATATTCAAAAGTTTTAGCAACTGCTTATGGTCTTTGTGAAGATGAAGTTGATATGCTAGAACTTGCAAGTCCTATGCATGATATTGGTAAAATTGCAATTCCTGATGCTATTTTAAATAAACCAGCAAAACTAACTAATGAAGAGTTTGAGATTATTAAAACTCATGCACAAAAAGGTTATGATATGCTACATATTTCAAATAGACCTCTATTTAAAGTAGCTTCACAAATTGCTTTAACTCATCACGAAAAGTATGATGGAACGGGATATCCAAATAGTTTAAAAGGTGAAGATATACCAATATTTGGTCGAATAACAGCTTTAGCAGATGTATTTGATGCTATAGGAAGTGATAGATGCTACAAAAAAGCTTGGGAGATGGAAAAGGTTTTAGAGTTTATTAAAGAGCAAAGAGGAAAACACTTTGACCCTAAACTTGTAGATATATTCTTTGAAAATTTAGATGATATACTTAAAATAAAAGAGGAGTATTCAGATATTTAA